In one window of Bombus fervidus isolate BK054 chromosome 4, iyBomFerv1, whole genome shotgun sequence DNA:
- the LOC141445752 gene encoding uncharacterized protein produces the protein MILQDLMEQCSEHIALPKHFNDLMNNNCIRKKDFYKATKNFKNFLSNSILSISQIEKLHQQYDTILSNYQRSRCMLDLELPKLINMRLMALCEGFEKITKVFDNKDGDNEIVAIFKLIGEKLYIKDSNTVAISHVQDLSKPKLCQKCKINYVDDK, from the exons atgatcCTACAAGATTTGATGGAACAGTGTTCAGAACACATAGCACTTCCAAAGCATTTTAATGATCTGATGAATAATAACTGTATAAGGAAAAAGGACTTTTACAAAGCAACAAAGAACTTCAAAAACTTTCttagtaattctatattatccATATCACAAATAGAGAAACTTCATCAACAATACGATACTATTCTCAGCAATTATCAACGGAGTAGATGTATGTTAGACTTGGAATTACCAAAACTGATAAACAT GCGTTTAATGGCACTTTGTGAAGGCtttgaaaaaattacgaaAGTTTTTGACAACAAGGATGGTGATAATGAAATTGTagcgatatttaaattaattggaGAAAAACTTTATATAAAGGATTCAAATACAG tAGCAATATCCCATGTCCAGGATTTATCCAAACCCAAATTGTgccaaaaatgtaaaataaactatgtagacgataaataa